The Novosphingobium sp. G106 DNA segment ATATAGCCGGCGATGATCTCACCAACCATCATCACTGTGGTGAGTGGTATCACCCAGCGCGTACGGCGCGCATTCTCGTCATGCGATGAACCCAGAAACACGTGATTATGAGTGTGGCCGTCAATGTCGGGCAGCGTCGTTATACTCATTCCTATTTCGCGTAACGGCGGATCACCACCAGCAGTTCGTTCGCACCTTCAGCGCGTTCCTTGTCCGTGAGTCCGGGCGCCGAAACATGGGCTTCGAGGTGCTCAGCGATGATCTGATCCAAAAGACCGTTCACGGCGCCGCGGACTGCGGCCACAAGATGTAAAATCTCACTGCATCCTGCGTCCGATTGTAGCGCACGCTCAACGGCGCCGACCTGGCCCGAAATACGGCGGACGCGCGCTACGAGATCGCTATTGCTGTGGAAAAGGTGCGCCATAGGCATACCCCCTACCCCTATACAGTGTAACGGTAAAGGGGTGGCAGATACGAACAGCCAAAATGACGGCTATGTAGCTATTGGAACGTGGGCTCACGCGACCAGGGATAAGGCGCGCCAGACAGTCAGTCCGCCGGGGAGATCCACGTGCCGTCGCTATCCTTCAAAACCAGAACCTTATTCCAGCGACAAAATTCACCGCGTCAGGATTTTCCCCGGCGAGTCGCGCA contains these protein-coding regions:
- a CDS encoding metal/formaldehyde-sensitive transcriptional repressor, giving the protein MAHLFHSNSDLVARVRRISGQVGAVERALQSDAGCSEILHLVAAVRGAVNGLLDQIIAEHLEAHVSAPGLTDKERAEGANELLVVIRRYAK